The genomic region GAGCTGTGGTCCATCACCACCACCACGCGACCGACCCCGGCCACCAGGTCCATCGCGCCGCCCATGCCCTTGACCAGCTTGCCCGGGATCATCCAGTTCGCCAGGTCGCCGTTCTCGGCCACCTCCATCGCGCCCAGGATCGCCATCGCGATCTTGCCGCCGCGGATCATGGCGAAGCTTTCCGAACTGTCGAAATAGGCGGTCTGCGGCAGCTCGGTCACCGTCTGCTTGCCGGCGTTGATCAGGTCCGGGTCCTCTTCGCCCTCGAACGGAAACGGCCCGATGCCCAGCATGCCGTTTTCCGATTGCAGCGTCACATGCACCCCCTCGGGGATGTAGTTCGCGACCAGCGTCGGGATGCCGATCCCGAGGTTCACGTACCAGCCGTCCTGCAGCTCCTGCGCGGCCCGCGCCGCCATCCGGTTGCGGTCCCAGCCCTTGGTTTCGGCGGCCATCAGACGGTCTCCTTCTTGCGGGTCGTGTCGGAGACGCGCGAACGCGTCGTGCGCTGCTCGATGCGCTTTTCATGCGCGCCCTGGATCAGGCGATGGACATAGATCCCCGGCAGGTGGATCGCATCGGGGTCGAGCGAGCCGGTCGGCACGATCTCCTCGACCTCGCAGACGCAGATGCGGCCGCATTTCGCCGCCGGCACGTTGAAGTTGCGCGCGGTCTTGCGGAAGATCACGTTGCCGCTCTCGTCCGCCTTCCAGCCCTTGACGATGGCGAGGTCCGCGACGATGCCGCGCTCCAGAATATAGGTCTCGCCGTCGAAGTCCTTGTGGTCCTTGCCCTCGGCGATGACCGTGCCGACGCCGGTTTTCGTGTAGAAGCCCGGGATGCCGGCGCCGCCGGCGCGCATCCGCTCGGCCAGGGTGCCCTGCGGGTTGAACTCCAGCTCCAGCTCGCCCGAGAGATACTGGCGCATGAACTCGGCGTTCTCGCCGACGTAGGAGGAGATCATCTTGCGGATCTGGCGCGAATCCAGCAGCTTGCCCAGCCCGAACCCGTCGACGCCGCAATTGTTCGAGGCCACGGTCAGATCCCTGGTCCCCGCCTTCAGGATCGCCTCGATCAGCAGTTCCGGGATGCCGCAAAGCCCGAAACCCCCGGCCGCGATCAGCATCCCGTCCCGCAAAACACCCTCAAGCGCAGACCCGGCGCTCGCGTAGACCTTACTCATGCCGCGACCTCCCTCAGTCCCAGGATGTTCCGGGCCTGCTGCCAGGACGCGACGGGACGCTCGTATTTCTCGCAAAGTTCGACCGCCCGCCGCACCAGCGCCGCGTTCGAGGGCGCCAGCCGCTCGCGGTCCAGACGCACATTGTCCTCGAGCCCCGTGCGCGCATGCCCGCCCGAGGAAATCGCCCATTCGTTCAACACGATCTGGTTCGAGCCGATCCCGGCCGCGCACCAGGGCGCATCCTCGCCGAAGAGCCGCTTCACCGTGTGGATGTAATAGTCGAAGACGTCGCGATCCACGGGCATCGCGTTCTTGACCCCCATGACGAACTGGACATAGGGCGTGTCCTTGATGCGCCCGTCCTTGTGCATCGCGGCGGCTTGCAGGATGTGCGACAGGTCGAAGGCCTCGATTTCCGGCTTGACGTCATGGGCGATCATCTCGGCGGCCAGGAAATCGACCAGGTCGGGGGCGTTCTCATAGACGCGCGTCGGGAAGTTGTTCGACCCCACCGCCAGCGAGGCCATGTCGGGCGACAGCCGCAGCATGCCGCCGCGTTCGCGGCCCGCACCGGAACGGCCGCCGGTCGAAAGCTGGACGATCATGCCCGGGCAGTGCTTTTCAAGCCCCTGTTTCAGCGCGGCGAAACGCTCGGGGTCCGAGGTCGGCTTGCCCGCGTCGTCGCGGACGTGGCAATGGGCGATGGTCGCGCCGGCCTCGAAGGCCTCATGCGTCGACTCGATCTGTTCGGCCACGGTGATCGGCACCGCCGGGTTGTTGTCCTTGGTCGGAAGCGAGCCGGTGATGGCGACGCAGATGATGCAGGGTTTGGTCATGGCTCATACATCCAGAAAAACGGTTTCACCTTCGCCTTGCAGGCGGATGTCGAAACGATAGCGGCCCTCGCCCAGGTGGCGGGCGATCAGCGTCTGGCGACGGGGGGCTTGCTCGATCAGGTTCAGCACCGGATCGGCGGCATTGTCCTCGTCCTCGAAATACATCCGGGTCTGCAGGCCGATGTTGATGCCCCGCGCCACCAGCCACAGGCTGAGATGCGGCGCCATCATCCGGGTGTTGCGGCCCTGCACGGGGCCGGGCTTGATCGTCTCGAAGCTGAAGACGCCGGCCTCGAAATCAGGCACCACGCGGGCCCAGCCGCGAAAGTCCCTGGCGACCTCGGCATGACGCGGATCCTCGGGATGGGGATAGATGCCCTGCCCGTCCGCCTGCCAGACCTCGATCAGCACGTCCTTGACCGGCGCGCCGGTGCCGTCGGTCACCATGCCCTCGACGCGGATGCGCTGGCCGGGCGTCTCGGGGCCGACGATGTCGTGGCCCAGCTCCTGGCGGTAGATGTCGAAGCCCGCGGCGCCCGGGGCCAGCCCGATATGGACATAGGGTCCTGCCGTCTGCGAGGGCGTTTCCTTGAGGTAATGCAATTCCTGCGGCATGTCAGTTCCCCTCCAGGCGGTTTTCGAACAGGGTTGAGCGGCGGCCGCGCAGCACGATGTCGAACTTATAGGCCAGGCAATCCAGCGGCACGGCGGCGTTCATGTCCAGGGGCGCGATCAGCTGCTGGACGGCGCGCGGATCGGGAATGGCCTTGACGATGGGACAAAGCGGGATCAGCGGGTCGCCCTCGAAATACAGCTGGGTGATCAGGCGCTGCGTGAAGGCGGTGCCGAAGACCGAGACGTGGATATGCGCCGGCCGCCAGTTGTTGACCCAGTTGCGCCAGGGATAGGCGCCCGGCTTGATGGTGCGGAAATGGTAATAGCCGTTCGCATCCGTCAGCGTGCGGCCGCAACCGCCGAAATTCGGGTCGATGGGGGCAAGGTAGCTGTCCTTCTTGTGGCGGTAGCGCCCGCCCGCGTTGGCCTGCCAGATCTCGACCAGCGTGTTCGGCACCGGCCGCGCGTTCTCGTCCAGCACGCGGCCGTGGACGATGATGCGTTCCCCCACCGGGTCGCCGTCCTTGGCATAGTTGCGGATCAGGTCGTTGTCGATGTCGTCGATGTCGCGATGACCGAAGGTCGGGCCGGTGATTTCCGACATCGAGCCTTGCAGCGACAGCATCGCCAGCCGCGGCGAACGCGCCACCGAGGTCTTGTAGTCGGGCGTCAGCGCCGGCGGCTGCCATTCGCGGTCGCGTTGATAGAACTCCGCTTGCCTCATGCTTGCTCCTCCTTCTGGTCCTGTTCGGCGAAGATGTCCTTCGCGATCTTGATGGCGTGATTGGCGCGGGGCACGCCCGCGTAGATGGCGACATGCAGAAGCGCCTCCATCACGTCGTCGCGGCTGGCGCCGGTGTTGGGGATCGAGCGCAGATGCAGCATCAGCTCGGCATCGTTGCCCAGGCCCGCCAGCAGCGCGATGGTCATCATCGAGCGTTCGCGCAGGCTGATGGTGTCGCGCGCCCAGACATGGCCCCAGGCCGCATCGGTGATCAGCGCCTGGAAGGGCTGGTCGAAGGGTGTCTTCTGCGCCTCGGCGCGGGTGACATGGGCCGCGCCCAGGACGCGGGTGCGGATCGCCATGCCCTTGTCGGAAAGTTCGGTCATTGGCTGTGCCTTTCCAGGAAGGGCGTCAGGATCGCCGCATAGGCGGCGGGCTGCTCGATGCAGGGCAGATGGCCGGCGCCGGGAATGATGCGGAAGTCGGCGCCGGGGATCAGCGCGGCGGTCGCGCGCACCACGTCGGCGGGCGAGGCGCCGTCGCTGTCGCCCGCGATCACCAGCGCGGGCAGGCGCAGCGCGGCGGTCGCCTGCGTCTGGTCGGCTTGCGACAGGGCGGTGCAGGCCGCGACATAGCCCTCGGCCGGACTGCGGGCCAGCATGTTGCGCCACAGCGCCAGTTCCGGCGTGGCGCGGAAGGCCGGGCCGAACCAGCGATCCATAATGCCGGCGGCGATGGAGGCCAGCCCGCCGGCCCGGATCGCGTCGATGCGCTGCTGCCAGCTTTCCGCCGTGCCCAGCCTGGCCGCGGTGTTCGACAGGACCAGCGCGCGCAGAAGGTCGGGCCGCCGGCTGGCGACCGCTTGCGCGATCAGCCCGCCGATGGAAAGGCCGACGAAGATCACCGGGCCGCCCGCCACCGTCTCGATCAGCGCGATGGCGTCGGCGGCATGATCCTCGATCCGGTCGCCCGCGCCCAGATCGGACAGCCCGTGGCCCTGCTTGTCGTAACGCAGGTAGCGCAGCCCGGACGGCAACAGCGGGATCAGCGCGTCCCAAAGCCGCAGGTCGGTGCCGAGCGAATTGGCGAAAAGCACGATCGGCGCGCCTTCGGGGCCGTCGATCCGGTAGTGCAGCGCACCATAGGGACGGGTCAGGACTTGCATGGAATTTCCTCCTGCTCATAATCTAGCAAAAGCGAAACCGGGCAGATAATGCAAAACACACGAAAGTTGATGCCTGCATGATTATGCATCCGGCGATCAAGCTGCGGCATATCCGCGTCTTCCTGGCCATCGCGGCCGAAGGCAACCTTTCGGCCGTCGCCCGCGCGCAGGGGGTGACGCAGCCCGCGCTCAGTCGCTCGCTGGCCGAGCTCGAGGACCTGCTGGCCGCCCCGCTGTTCCGACGCGAGAAGCGCCGCCTGATCCTGACCGAACAGGGGGCGCTGTTCCGCCACCATGCCGCCGCCGCGGTGCAGGCGCTGGAAACCGCCGCCGCCGTCCTGCACCCCGAAGGGCCGGGCGGGCGCATCCGCGTCGGCATCCTGCCGACGGCGGCGACGCGGCTGTTCCCGGTCATCGCGCTGCGCTTTCGCCAGATCGCGCCGCAGGTCACGCTGGCGGTCGAGACCGGGCCGCATTCCCATCTGGTGCGCCTGCTGCGCGACGGCGCCATCGACCTGATGATCGGGCGGATGCCGGCGGCGCGGGACATGGCCGGGCTGCGGTTCGAGCATCTCTACGAAGACCCCATCGCGCTGGTGTCGCGGGCCGGCCATCCGCTGGCGGGGCAGCCCGTCGCGCAGGCGCTGGCCGCCTGCCCGCTGATCCTGCCGCCGGGCGATGCGATCATCCGCCGGGCGGTGGACGAATACCTGCTGGTGCTGAACCGCGCCACCCCGCAGCCGGCCTTCGAGACCGTCGCCCTGGCGGTGGGGCGCGGCATCCTGGCCGGTTCGGACGCGCTGTGGTTCATTTCGCGCGGCGTGGTGGCGGACGAGCTGCAGCGGGGCACGCTGATCGAATGGCCGACCGGAGCCGCCTTCCTGTCGGGCGCGGTCGGGCTGACATGGCGGCAATCCGGGGGCCAGGCGGGACCGGAGAAAACCGGCCTCGACCTGATCCGGCGGCTTGCGCAAGAGGAAGCCGCCCATATGGCCTAGCGCCTCGGCATCCCGGCCGGCCGCGCGGCCCGTTTCTGCGCCGCGATCCGGAAGGGGGCGTTCGGGGCGCCATAGCCGCGGTAATTGCCCTGCCGCTGCACGATCTCGAAGAAGAAGCCCTCTTCGCGCGGCAGGCCGAAAAGCTGGAAGAACTGGCCGCCGGCGTCCTCGTCATACATGATGTTGGCCTCGCGCATGCGGTCCACCAGCGCCGGCTCCAACCCGAAGCGGGCGGCCACGTCGTCGTAATAGTTCTGCCCGATCCGCAGTGTCGGAAAGCCCCCTGCCCGCAGATGCGCGGCCGTGGCGAAAAGGTCGTCGCTGGCGAAGGCGATATGCTGGACCGACGAGCCGAAGCTGTCCTCGATGAAGCGCCCGGCCATCGTCTGCCGCGCCTCGGCGCCGTTCAGGGTCACGCGCAACCCGCCCGACTGCACCGCCTGGCTGCGCACCAGCCCGTCGGGGTCGATGACATCGACGACCGGCGACTTCTCGGCCTGAAGGATCG from Paracoccus aminovorans harbors:
- a CDS encoding 3-oxoacid CoA-transferase subunit B; the protein is MAAETKGWDRNRMAARAAQELQDGWYVNLGIGIPTLVANYIPEGVHVTLQSENGMLGIGPFPFEGEEDPDLINAGKQTVTELPQTAYFDSSESFAMIRGGKIAMAILGAMEVAENGDLANWMIPGKLVKGMGGAMDLVAGVGRVVVVMDHSSKHGESKVLKACTLPLTGQKVVNRIITNLGVLDVVPGGLRIVELAEGVSEDAMRAATEATIVG
- the pcaC gene encoding 4-carboxymuconolactone decarboxylase gives rise to the protein MTELSDKGMAIRTRVLGAAHVTRAEAQKTPFDQPFQALITDAAWGHVWARDTISLRERSMMTIALLAGLGNDAELMLHLRSIPNTGASRDDVMEALLHVAIYAGVPRANHAIKIAKDIFAEQDQKEEQA
- a CDS encoding CoA transferase subunit A, with the protein product MSKVYASAGSALEGVLRDGMLIAAGGFGLCGIPELLIEAILKAGTRDLTVASNNCGVDGFGLGKLLDSRQIRKMISSYVGENAEFMRQYLSGELELEFNPQGTLAERMRAGGAGIPGFYTKTGVGTVIAEGKDHKDFDGETYILERGIVADLAIVKGWKADESGNVIFRKTARNFNVPAAKCGRICVCEVEEIVPTGSLDPDAIHLPGIYVHRLIQGAHEKRIEQRTTRSRVSDTTRKKETV
- a CDS encoding LysR substrate-binding domain-containing protein codes for the protein MIMHPAIKLRHIRVFLAIAAEGNLSAVARAQGVTQPALSRSLAELEDLLAAPLFRREKRRLILTEQGALFRHHAAAAVQALETAAAVLHPEGPGGRIRVGILPTAATRLFPVIALRFRQIAPQVTLAVETGPHSHLVRLLRDGAIDLMIGRMPAARDMAGLRFEHLYEDPIALVSRAGHPLAGQPVAQALAACPLILPPGDAIIRRAVDEYLLVLNRATPQPAFETVALAVGRGILAGSDALWFISRGVVADELQRGTLIEWPTGAAFLSGAVGLTWRQSGGQAGPEKTGLDLIRRLAQEEAAHMA
- the pcaD gene encoding 3-oxoadipate enol-lactonase, encoding MQVLTRPYGALHYRIDGPEGAPIVLFANSLGTDLRLWDALIPLLPSGLRYLRYDKQGHGLSDLGAGDRIEDHAADAIALIETVAGGPVIFVGLSIGGLIAQAVASRRPDLLRALVLSNTAARLGTAESWQQRIDAIRAGGLASIAAGIMDRWFGPAFRATPELALWRNMLARSPAEGYVAACTALSQADQTQATAALRLPALVIAGDSDGASPADVVRATAALIPGADFRIIPGAGHLPCIEQPAAYAAILTPFLERHSQ
- the pcaG gene encoding protocatechuate 3,4-dioxygenase subunit alpha; its protein translation is MPQELHYLKETPSQTAGPYVHIGLAPGAAGFDIYRQELGHDIVGPETPGQRIRVEGMVTDGTGAPVKDVLIEVWQADGQGIYPHPEDPRHAEVARDFRGWARVVPDFEAGVFSFETIKPGPVQGRNTRMMAPHLSLWLVARGINIGLQTRMYFEDEDNAADPVLNLIEQAPRRQTLIARHLGEGRYRFDIRLQGEGETVFLDV
- the pcaH gene encoding protocatechuate 3,4-dioxygenase subunit beta, yielding MRQAEFYQRDREWQPPALTPDYKTSVARSPRLAMLSLQGSMSEITGPTFGHRDIDDIDNDLIRNYAKDGDPVGERIIVHGRVLDENARPVPNTLVEIWQANAGGRYRHKKDSYLAPIDPNFGGCGRTLTDANGYYHFRTIKPGAYPWRNWVNNWRPAHIHVSVFGTAFTQRLITQLYFEGDPLIPLCPIVKAIPDPRAVQQLIAPLDMNAAVPLDCLAYKFDIVLRGRRSTLFENRLEGN
- a CDS encoding BKACE family enzyme, yielding MTKPCIICVAITGSLPTKDNNPAVPITVAEQIESTHEAFEAGATIAHCHVRDDAGKPTSDPERFAALKQGLEKHCPGMIVQLSTGGRSGAGRERGGMLRLSPDMASLAVGSNNFPTRVYENAPDLVDFLAAEMIAHDVKPEIEAFDLSHILQAAAMHKDGRIKDTPYVQFVMGVKNAMPVDRDVFDYYIHTVKRLFGEDAPWCAAGIGSNQIVLNEWAISSGGHARTGLEDNVRLDRERLAPSNAALVRRAVELCEKYERPVASWQQARNILGLREVAA